A section of the Plutella xylostella chromosome 18, ilPluXylo3.1, whole genome shotgun sequence genome encodes:
- the LOC105388861 gene encoding arylalkylamine N-acetyltransferase 1: MAAKGSYSVEPITRDDVQQVMELLKITFYKDEPMNRAIGLCDGGAPCLELDDYCQHSMLEGLTYKAVDAEGNIAGVIISGDCPLTESIIEDMRMQTKNCKNLKFQKILHVLTRREEYSRLWERYPHDQHIVEVKVVATHPDWRKRGVMNALLARTESAVKQKGIRLLRMDTSSAYSAMSAERLGFTCVYRQKYSEIKIDGETLVEPSAPHLEDRVYVKELF, from the exons ATGGCGGCGAAGGGTTCTTATTCCGTGGAACCAATCACACGTGATGATGTTCAACAAGTTATGGAGCTACTCAAGAT AACATTCTACAAAGACGAGCCCATGAACCGCGCCATCGGTCTCTGCGACGGTGGCGCCCCCTGTCTCGAGCTCGACGACTACTGCCAACACTCCATGCTGGAGGGTTTGACGTATAAGGCCGTGGATGCGGAGGGAAACATCGCAGGGGTTATCATTAGTGGGGATTGTCCTTTG ACTGAAAGCATAATAGAAGATATGCGTATGCAGACGAAAAACTGTAAAAACCTGAAATTCCAGAAAATTTTACACGTATTAACGCGTAGAGAAGAATATTCTAGACTCTGGGAGAGATATCCACATGACCAGCATATTGTGGAGGTGAAAGTTGTGGCCACACACCCGGATTGGAGGAAAAGAGGGGTCATGAATGCTTTACTGGCGAGAACTGA ATCAGCAGTAAAACAGAAGGGTATACGCCTCCTTCGCATGGACACATCCAGTGCCTACTCCGCCATGTCTGCAGAAAGACTCGGCTTCACCTGTGTCTATCGCCAGAAGTACAGTGAGATCAAGATTGATGGAGAAACACTTGTAGAGCCTAGCGCACCGCATTTGGAGGATAGGGTGTATGTTAAGGAGCTGTTTTAG